The following are encoded together in the Deltaproteobacteria bacterium genome:
- a CDS encoding DEAD/DEAH box helicase family protein encodes MRDHSTEADARIVIDDLLRQAKWDPADKSQVLTEQYIRSSNLAQTHASYQKEPSRLTPDGDEIPTGRADYVLLSQRGHPLAIIEAKRSAIEPYAAKKQALPYARQIGSPFIFLTNGEIIYFWDYGNDDARIVNSFFSRRDLERLVEMRATRRPLATIEIPEYYLRQGETRQVRSYQRESMQALDHAVELGKRRFLIELPTGTGKTDLIGLYLKRLILAGHAERILFLVDRDQLAKQAIEAFQDILSNQYGSYWLRPGMALQQQQITVCLLQTMIGRYPEFTSGYFDVVVADECHRSIYGAWQTALTHFDALHIGLTATPSQYIERNTFQFYQCRNEQPDFSFPIQEAFEQRYLVPYKFATGITVILAGGAEVEGETYDPAEFERKWTNEQTNRLMMKEFDRLAWENYQELAPGQKIAPGKTIVFAITKHHAARLAHYLNELHPELKGQYAEVITSDVPNADDLIRKFKREEYPQVAVSVGMLDTGFDCREVLHLVMCRRVRSPILYQQMRGRGTRTANHIQKQKFVIYDFFGNHDYFNDSDAEIFTGIGGGHAPKGEQKTSKHPGDLVELGL; translated from the coding sequence TTGAGAGATCATTCAACTGAAGCAGATGCCAGAATCGTTATCGATGACTTATTAAGACAGGCCAAGTGGGATCCTGCCGATAAATCACAAGTGCTGACCGAGCAATATATCCGATCCTCAAACCTGGCACAAACACATGCGTCTTACCAGAAAGAACCCAGTCGCCTAACCCCGGACGGGGATGAAATTCCGACCGGCAGGGCCGATTATGTGCTCCTGAGCCAGCGCGGCCATCCTCTGGCCATCATCGAGGCCAAGCGTTCGGCCATTGAACCTTATGCGGCGAAAAAACAGGCATTGCCCTATGCCAGGCAGATAGGCTCACCTTTTATTTTTTTGACTAATGGCGAGATTATCTATTTCTGGGATTATGGAAACGATGACGCCCGTATCGTTAATTCCTTCTTTTCCCGCCGCGATCTCGAGCGTCTGGTGGAGATGCGCGCCACCCGTAGGCCCCTAGCCACCATCGAAATCCCGGAATATTATCTTCGCCAGGGTGAAACCCGCCAGGTTCGATCTTATCAGCGGGAATCCATGCAGGCCCTGGACCATGCCGTCGAATTGGGCAAGCGACGTTTCCTGATAGAGCTGCCCACCGGCACTGGAAAAACCGACCTTATAGGTCTATATCTGAAAAGGCTGATCCTTGCCGGTCATGCCGAACGTATACTCTTTCTGGTGGACAGGGACCAACTGGCCAAGCAGGCCATTGAAGCATTCCAGGACATTTTAAGCAACCAATACGGCAGCTATTGGTTGCGTCCCGGTATGGCTTTGCAGCAACAGCAGATCACCGTATGCCTATTACAAACCATGATCGGCCGTTATCCGGAGTTTACCAGCGGCTATTTCGACGTGGTGGTCGCCGACGAATGCCATCGATCCATTTATGGGGCCTGGCAGACAGCCCTGACTCATTTCGATGCCCTGCACATCGGGCTGACGGCAACCCCTTCCCAATATATTGAAAGAAATACCTTTCAGTTCTATCAATGCCGGAACGAACAACCGGATTTTTCTTTTCCAATTCAGGAGGCCTTTGAGCAAAGATACCTGGTGCCTTACAAATTCGCTACCGGTATTACCGTTATTCTGGCCGGGGGGGCGGAAGTGGAGGGGGAAACCTATGATCCGGCCGAGTTCGAACGGAAATGGACCAATGAACAAACCAACCGACTGATGATGAAGGAATTCGACCGTCTCGCCTGGGAAAACTACCAGGAGCTTGCTCCGGGTCAAAAGATCGCCCCGGGTAAAACCATCGTCTTTGCCATTACCAAGCATCATGCTGCCCGGCTGGCCCATTACCTGAACGAACTGCATCCTGAACTTAAGGGGCAATATGCCGAGGTGATTACCAGCGACGTGCCCAATGCCGATGACCTCATTCGTAAATTCAAACGCGAAGAATATCCCCAGGTGGCTGTCAGCGTGGGTATGCTGGATACCGGTTTCGACTGCCGTGAGGTTCTCCACCTGGTCATGTGTCGAAGGGTCCGAAGCCCTATTCTTTACCAGCAAATGCGCGGCCGCGGTACCCGAACGGCAAACCATATTCAAAAACAAAAGTTTGTCATTTATGACTTTTTCGGCAATCACGATTATTTCAACGACAGCGACGCCGAAATTTTTACCGGTATCGGAGGGGGACATGCCCCGAAAGGCGAACAAAAAACATCCAAACACCCTGGTGACCTTGTCGAACTCGGCCTG